In Luteolibacter sp. Y139, the following proteins share a genomic window:
- a CDS encoding DUF1737 domain-containing protein produces MESPALDYDIIDAVSAEYLVTRVRRKLDEGWKLVGAPMFVANTWCQAMTQGDTEASHVASSLSEINRALQELAGSIGRK; encoded by the coding sequence ATGGAATCACCCGCCTTGGATTACGATATCATTGATGCTGTCTCCGCCGAGTACCTCGTTACCCGCGTTCGCAGGAAACTCGACGAGGGATGGAAGCTGGTGGGTGCTCCGATGTTTGTGGCCAATACCTGGTGCCAGGCGATGACCCAGGGCGACACGGAGGCATCCCATGTCGCCTCGTCGCTGTCAGAGATCAACCGGGCGCTGCAGGAGCTGGCGGGGTCGATCGGCCGGAAGTGA
- a CDS encoding DUF1328 domain-containing protein, giving the protein MLHYAIVFIIIALIAGFLGFASLSGLAATIAKICFVVFLLFALFSFVKKRA; this is encoded by the coding sequence ATGCTCCACTACGCCATTGTCTTCATCATCATCGCCCTCATCGCAGGGTTCCTCGGCTTCGCCTCCCTATCCGGACTCGCAGCCACCATCGCCAAAATCTGTTTCGTGGTCTTCCTCCTCTTCGCCTTGTTCTCCTTCGTGAAGAAAAGAGCCTGA